Sequence from the Metopolophium dirhodum isolate CAU chromosome 2, ASM1992520v1, whole genome shotgun sequence genome:
atgaacaaaatatttgtattacatagGTAACCTATCTCGTAATATATTAGCTCCAATGTATTTTCTTTATTCGATAACTTCTATGAATGACGACATGCAATTATACATTTCGTGTTATATCACAAATATTCTAGATGTTGCTCTAATTATGTGAACTTGGGTGTCCAGACGTCCCAGTTCCTCACGTTAATAGTTTGACCCGGTTTCCGGAATATCTTGGTCATATTATGAGGATTTTGATATGTAccagaaatttaaattattataataatataagttaagtactacatttcataaatataaattcttgtAAGTagcataaaaaccaaaatatcgtTAAAAACTGACGTAGGTACAATGATAttgtttttatcttaaaattgtatagtggGTGTATAGTGGGTTGTATATTCACTGAAATATTAAAGCCAACATTGTAACAACACATTGTTTCTGCTGAAtgcaaattttatatttcgtaCGTATACTAGGCCGAGACAACACTTATGGGTGTGACTtacacttttaaataataaacttatatatgACTACAATGATACATAGACATAAGACGTTTGAAGTCGTAGTGAGTATTTTTGACAAGTTTtgactataataggtacctaccagcgTATTTCGTATCATCCCACTGCATAGGTCCTCTTGCACAATTAGTTTTATCTGGTAAGTTTTCCATTCCAATTTCTCCTCCATACAGAACTATGGATACACCCGGTAGAAATAAAGGCAAAGCGTTCAATCCATCAATTAATTCTTTACCATAAAAAGTAGGAAATCTTGGTTGGTCATGGTTTTGGAGctaaattattatgttgaattatgatcaaaataatattaagaaccgtaataataaaccatttaatgtgatattatattttttaaaaaaacactatttttttatacctggttattaaaaattattcaaatttaaagatttttaaattatttttaatatatataatatatatatattatttactattattgtaaacgtatattataagaaGATTCTGGCACTCCTTTAGAACGTGAAGTGAATAAGTTCACGATACAattaatagcttaaaatataaatatttcgaaaattaaaattaatcatttacaaatatataactaatGACGGTATCAAAAAAGTCCACAAGTCATCCTATACTAAATagcattatgaatataattatataggttatgtatttaaaaataaaaatataatgttatatcttatatgcaattattataattagtattatatattataatttataatacgaaATACCACTGAATTAAATGTTGCTCCAAATGGCATTTTAGTTATCCAATTTTCTATTTCCCTCTCAAAATCTTTCGGAGTATAATTACTTGAAtcattcattaaattaaaatttgttggtATTTCAGCTCCACTAGtgtaatagttatataaaacaCTGTGATTGGAATATGATTCAGTCATTATTATCCTGAAAgaaaatcttaattaaaattaagaagaCATTAGTAACGATTAGACCCTAAATGTAAAATACGTTATTTGTAGCAATAATTAatcatagccacataggtagtTTGCAAACTTTAGAATCCATTGCAAATATTGTGTAAtgcatattaagtttttttatatattttttaagatttcttTAATTAAGGTGGATGCTGTATTCATGTTGACACTCTGTAAAATACCCAtcgtacacattacaaactttaCGGATTTAGTACACAGTGATAGTGacttggtaaaatattttttaacatacgaaaatcatgattttaaatattattaaaattttcaaatttatagtttttacataattttaatttattaaaaaaaaaaatttcacaatttaaaattgatgtataaaattcgaatttttaaatagtattttatgagttattagtaggtatttaaagtttagatgatcCAAGTGGAGTGGTACATGAGTACACTGTAAAATATTGGTCCACTACTCAACTCATCTAAAcgttaaagtttaaataatattaattgatcacCTTGcccgaattttgatttttatagattgaAATACTCTGAATAACATCTTGCgtggaaatataaaaattaaaaaatatatattgtcatTCGAAAGATTACGAAAAAACCACATGACAAggattaaaaatagtaaaatatcatttttttccaGACTTGTTGATTTGTAATGTTTAAAAGAATcgttttcaaaaacgttagcgttttctgaaataatgagtgtattAAGTAGATTAAATTGATCATCTCggatataattcattaatatccttatttaataatattttgtattagcCTATACTAcatgatttaattaaaacatatgtCCACATAccccaatataaaaataaataaatatcaaactaGAAATAGGTCTAATAAAAAACCTGCTTTAAAACGAGcactatataaaattaattagatgATTTCTCAAACCTTGTATGATGATCTTTTTGTTTGAATTCATCTAGTAATAAACGCCATTCTTTAATCAAATCATATACTTCGATTTGATCTCCtgtaaaaatatgatctaaacTAGAATAATCAAACtctggattattattatttaattttggttcGTCTTCCATTGATTCGCTTTCGTATACATGTTTTAACGCATCGATTCGAATACCATCAATTCCTAATTCTATCCAATAGTTCAAAATATTCTTCATTTCTTCGTGAACTTTTTTGTTACGAAAGTTTAAATCgggtaaattataaatgaactGCGTGTAATAAAACTGTTTGCGAGTATTATGCCAAACCCAAGAACTGGCGTTTCCATACATCGTTTgctaaaaataattgaacattaattaataaaacatgtatTGTTGGTAAGTACTAGAGGTAGGCCAAACTGTAACGATGTTTGAAGAATCAAACCAAACTGTATGTAGGTGTTTGGCTTGAGTTAGGTCTAagttaaatttagattttaaaaagaatatctgaaaaaaattggatatgtaacgaacaaaaaatgttttatattttggattgacataaaactaaaaagtgtgattcataatttaattcaaaagctCGGTTCCACTTCAGTTCGCTATTAAACAGAATGTTTGGTACGAGTTCGGTTTGATGTTAAACATATCGTTGATTCGAGTTCGACGTCACACTATGAATTATTCGGATCGACATAcaattaaaaagttaagttaggAACAATATTCTGTTAGTTCAACCCACCTCTATTTagcttgtttataatttatgtattatattacaactagctgaattacccgaaatcgaaaccgaaaccgtGGACTGAAACTCGAGACATTCTACACTAAAATACATAGTATTGCCACTGCACCAACAGGTTAACGCATTTGGTGGTATTTTCTTGGACTCTTAAATTTAGACTAAGTGGTTTGGGTAGTACATTGATCAAAATTCACCAATTTAGTttaagaattttgaaaaattatttctcGGTGGGTGCCTACGTCATAAAATGAAACTACTACTGGCAAGACGATGATGGACCAGTCAGTCAGTCAGGACAAGAcgttaatttatataggtacataataatatatagattacccTTTTTTCAAGTCTAGTGACTTTCCTTTTCTACTgacatataattattcaaatattttggcaAAAAGGAACAtcacgcacaaaaaaaaaaacgattgtcgttattttgaaaataataatcccGGGATGTGTACATTCATCTAGATGAAAATTAAGTTATGGATTTTGAATTTAcgttaataacaaattataccaTATCTGTAATAAGCTGGTGTATTTTTACCACATCACTCTATGGGAAAATTTATCCAGAGCCAAAATTAAATTgtcgtaaattattttgtcataatttcAAAGAACAGTGACTTTTAGAACTAttactgtttatatattatttaagtagatGATACgttaacatttaatttcaaCTATCAAAATTCTACATTTACAAGTGCTAGTCGAGCAAGAAAAAAGTAAGCTCTGGTTGTGAATATTATGTCTCTAACGTAAGTatgctatatagtataataagatACAATCCTAatctaattacattttaaacattaccCAGTTATTTGGCACGATGGGCGTTAtactgttattttttaacacttccTCTTGATTTTTTGCATCTTTCCAAATATAGTAATCTGCATAATGAGTTTCATTATTGACAGACCTTTTAAACCAAATGTGTTTATCACTGGTATGATTAGGAACAAAGTCCATGATGACTTTTAAatctataacattattattttgtaatatatttaaatataactaagttaataattataatggttTGAGTttagttcaataatatattgttatataaaatacattattcacaTACTTTTTGAATGTGCAGCATTTAAAAGATCTTTTAAATCATCAATTGTACCAAAAATAGGTTGTACTTCTAGATAATTGGTTATGTCGTAGCCACCAGATTCTAAAGGTGATTCGAAAAATGGCGTCAGCCAAATAGCGGTTACTCCTATATCGACGAGGTAATCCAATTTTTGAGTTATACCTGTTAGtggaaaacgattttttttaacaaaattaaaataaatatcagttACAACATTAATTAAAAGTACCTTTAAAATCGCCTGATCCATCACCATCTGAATCTTTGAATGACAAcgggaatatttcgtaaattataGCATTTTGCCACCAATCCAATTCAACGGCTGGTCGTAGTATTACTTTACAATGCATTAATTGTATGCTAGTAATTAACAAAAAAGTCCAACGCATTATTTTATTAGCCATTATACCATCTAAAAACTATAcagtgatttattattatatggctgGTGTTACACTTTTACAGTAAAAGTTTGCTTTATAGTGATTTCATCATTACAAGTACTCGTGTTTAAATGGGTAGGCAGTGTTCAAGACTGATTCggagtagaaaataaaatatatttgttttacttaTCTAAGTTATAAATCCAACccgtataaatataacatactaaCTTAAACATACTGTAGAACTGgattaaaagtgaaaaatttATATTGCCTTGTTAATAGAACTAtcgtatacaaattttaataattgtatctaCTTAATTTGTTACGGTAATTCTCtgctaaatactaataaaactaATCATAGATTGTCAGTCCACTGCGTGCTCGCTAACACTGAACCAAAAAATTGCATAATactatatcataaaattataattagtgtACTATAAGACAGCATTATTATTTGGTCTCCAAAAGTAGTGAACTAGATATCTTGGCATAGTTCAACTGGAATTACATGCTTcatctatattattatcctaaatcttttttttttttcataatacacTTCTAACGtaagatacaattttagatagcattgataataatgtaaccttaattcataataattaggtattgtattagattttagattctaagcggatctagtggttttacaatggtgtttatttttttatcctgtatacaaaacgTCTACAAGAAGGAttacttcgatttcaacatatagtattttatcttttagaaaatcagATAAAGATTGTACTTTAGAGAGAtcgtttttcgattttctcaatagccAAGGAAAAAATCACCTACAAATTACGGAAAACCACTAATAacaggattttaatttctaacgatttttttatcatcatagaaacgaataaaaaataataatattatatctaatattaattcaacttaggtacaggctataataaataataacaatataaaatatccagactgacaaaccgtctccgctgagaatcgtttttcttatacaatgatattatatcattgaattcaagtttaatacaatccattaaatattgacccacttgtaacctactgtacatcagaacgacatccacttacccgctttttatattttcaaattttgttaaatgtgtGAATGGGTgattgtaaactccgccagtaTTAAGGTCTTCCTTTCGTAAAACTAAATGATATTTCTATACTAAGTAaactcaaaaattcaaaatgaaaaaataaatgattgtgTTAGAGAAggctataaatactaaatagttgtaatttataacatataatgtcataataatataatatacctacatattttttgattattagttatttcaataattgtctatcattatttttaacataatactgCCCATTGCAATTTGTATGATTTgttcgaacaattattatttttatttttaagttttttatattttacttatttaataaggataataatatattattataaaattatgatttttcgtttaataataatctgtatattattatattaattatatagtggATACCTACTGTTACTTGATTCTTTTCACTGAGCTTACATGAACtcaattttacctgattttTGTCACTGTCGGAGTTTACATAAACCAAATTTTACCTGTATTATTTTTCTGGCGAAGTCAACACTAAAAAAAGGTTCTCATGGCGGAGTTTACATGTGCCCATTTAACTTCTTTACTATTGGTAAATATTTGGCAATTTTGACTTGCAGTTtgttcgaaataaaaaaaaagcatttaattaGATTACATAGACCTCAGAACacaggttatttaaaaatgattatacctAAACCTACAATTAGTATAGTTAGTATACATAACCCAACAGTTGGGCCAGTGGTGGTAATTTGAGGAGTTCAAGGTGGGCATTAAACCCTATCTACTTGTAAAAGCAGTCCAAGTGTTGGACCGGTTATTggtgaaataatataactatcgttttctaattttgaggagttataatattgtgtagaaAAAGCTGACCTGACAGCTAAAGAAACTACAGGTACctccattttttaaatatgtcctCGCGTATCAGATCAtgacttaattaaaattaatattattattaaaattataaaaattaattaaaatcattaaaattgtattaaattaaattatattaatgaatggAAAAGCCTCTGgactaattattacaataataacaagcTCAGATAAATAAAGCGAACAATATTACCATAGCCCAAACCATACGAGATGTTCAGAAGGGACGAGGTTATTCTTGTCCACCTACGAATATGCAACACCGGTATGACACACGGATGGATACCTTATGGCCAAAGAAGACCCTCCCTCATGCACTACTTGCGGAACAATAATTACGGTCAAACACATCCTCCTCGAATGTCGTCACTCATCAGTTCAACGAAATGCGAATCCAACTACCGGAAACCCTATACGAGATACTTTCACCTACAACTCCCGATACGTCtaagaaaataatcaaattcatAAATGAAACTGAACTGCGTCatcttatttaaaatgtacaaatctAATAGCAATaagtaattaatgtaatttaaaaaatgacctTGCAGTTGATgcctttaaaaattaatagtaataataataataaaaaaatattgtgtaatcaCTATAGAAGACTACTatcacgataataattaatatttacagttttgTATGTAAGATGGGAATTGTATTGAGATGTAAATTAGCTTGCGAGCCGTGCGATCTGTTGCTTTTTGGTTCAGTTATAATATGGACAGTAATCGATAGGTACAAAGCTATTACCAAACCACACGtggaaaacaaaaatgtataatatattaagatgaACCAGTTGAAAGCAGTGCGTTGGACATCAAGATCAAACGGCAAAAACGGAATTTACGTCTAAATCT
This genomic interval carries:
- the LOC132939299 gene encoding maltase 1-like, whose protein sequence is MANKIMRWTFLLITSIQLMHCKVILRPAVELDWWQNAIIYEIFPLSFKDSDGDGSGDFKGITQKLDYLVDIGVTAIWLTPFFESPLESGGYDITNYLEVQPIFGTIDDLKDLLNAAHSKNLKVIMDFVPNHTSDKHIWFKRSVNNETHYADYYIWKDAKNQEEVLKNNSITPIVPNNWQTMYGNASSWVWHNTRKQFYYTQFIYNLPDLNFRNKKVHEEMKNILNYWIELGIDGIRIDALKHVYESESMEDEPKLNNNNPEFDYSSLDHIFTGDQIEVYDLIKEWRLLLDEFKQKDHHTRIIMTESYSNHSVLYNYYTSGAEIPTNFNLMNDSSNYTPKDFEREIENWITKMPFGATFNSVLQNHDQPRFPTFYGKELIDGLNALPLFLPGVSIVLYGGEIGMENLPDKTNCARGPMQWDDTKYAGFSDGTHEPWVAVHADYVTRNVQSESYDPKSYLNFFKSVSKLRQTETFKKGGLATEIFNDKVFVLNRFLPGHENYTLIINMDTNYTQRVRLSDKISNLCESLTVVVGSVNSNFDTGKSILTAEWIDLSPGATIILTETTETVSTQSSGTRLFITLKALLLCLFFIKMCNI